The genomic interval CGGAGGGGAAGTGAGTCAGCAGATTCTGACTTTGGCGGAACCTGTGACTCAGGAGCGACTCAGCCAGACCGCCACGCGTCTTAACGCCCTTCTGGCTGGTCTCGCCGTGGACAATATCTCTGCCCTTGCGACTCCTTCCGACGCGCTCGATCAGGATATCCTCACCCTCATTCGGCAGGATGTGCGCCGCACCGCTGAAAGTAGTTCAGGTGAAATTTATACCGACGGCTTGACCAACGTTTTATCCGAACCTGAATTTGCCGAGTCGGATGAAGCGCGGCGGGCGTTGAAAATTTTTGAAGAGCGATCCACGTTACGCGACCTGCTTGCCCGCACAACAACCAACACCAACATCGGCGGCTTGCAAGTGTTGATCGGCGGCGAAGGCGAATGGGAAGAACTGCGTCAATGCTCGATGGTCATCGCGCGATACGGAGTCCCCGGCATGGCAACAGGGACGTTGGGCGTGTTAGGTCCCATGCGCATGTCGTACACGAAGACGATTCCGACGGTGAGATATGTCGCGGGCTTGTTGAGCGATCTGGTGAATGACACCATTGCAGGTGAATAAGAGTCTATCCAAAACAGGAGCGCGGACTTAAGTCTGCGCTCCGAAGTACTCCGAAATAAACATAAAGAGAGTGAAAGCATGACGAATAAGAAGAACCACAAACACGAAACGCACGAGATCAAGATCGAAGCGGCGGAAATGCCCGAAGCGGAGAATCAGCCGCAAGGGGATGTCGAAGCGTTGAAGCGTCAACTCGAAGATGCGGAAGCGAAACTCGCCGAAAGCGTCGAAGGCTGGCAACGTTCGCAGGCGGATTTCCAAAATTACAGAAAGCGCGTCGAGCGCGATAACGAAATGACGTTTCTCTCGATGAAGAGCGACATCGTCAAGAAAATGTTGCCTGTTCTCGATGATCTGGAACGCGCTCTGCAAAACCGTCCCGCCGACGATGCGTGGGCGAGCGGCATCGAATTGATCGCGCGCAAGTTGCAAAATATTTTAGATGTGGAAGGCATCAAGCGCATTGAGGCAACAGGCGCGGAGTTTGATCCGAGATTCCACGAAGCGATCTCGCATGAGCATAACGAAGATTTTGAAAGCGGTCATGTGATCGAAGTGGTGCAAAACGGATACATGCTCGGCGAGCGCGTGATACGTCCCGCGTTGGTGCGGGTGGCGCAGTAAAAATCATACTGCGTACTGCGTATTACGCAATACGCAGTGGATGTTTGTAATGCGACATTTATGTCGCTTTTGAGTTGCACCAGGGTAAGGGCGACATAAATGTCGCGGTACGAAACACGAATCATAGGAGAACTTTTTACATGGCAAAAATTATCGGTATTGATCTTGGCACGACAAACTCCGTTGCGGCGGTGATGCAGGGCGGGGAGCCTGTGGTGATCCCGTCGGCGGAGGGCGAGCGACTCGTCCCGTCGGTGGTGGCGGTGAATAAAAATGGCGAGCGGTTGGTGGGGCGCGTGGCACGCAATCAGGCGATCACGAATCCGCAGAACACAATTTTTTCGGTGAAGCGTTTCATGGGGCGTAAGTCTGACGACCCCGAAGTGGAACGCACGCGGAAGCGCGTGCCGTATGCGGTGAACGGCGCGGACAACGGCGACGTGCGCGTGCAACTTGGCGAGAAAGAATATTCGGCTCCTGAAGTGTCGGCGATGATCCTCGGCAAGATCAAGCGCGATGCAGAGGCATATCTCGGCGAAACCATCACGCAGGCGGTCATTACTGTCCCCGCGTATTTTAACGATGCGCAACGCAACGCCACCAAAGACGCGGGCAAGATCGCGGGACTCGAAGTCCTGCGAATCATCAACGAGCCGACGGCTTCATCGCTGGCGTATGGACTCGACAAAAAGAAAAATGAAATTATCGCGGTCTACGATCTCGGCGGCGGCACATTCGACATTTCGATCCTCGATGTGGGCGACGGCGTGTTCCAAGTCCGCGCGACGAGCGGCGACACGTTCCTCGGCGGCGACGACTTCGACCTCCGCATCATGGATCATCTTATCGAGCAATTCAAAAAAGACAGCGGCATTGATCTGCACAACGACCGTCAGGCATTGCAGAGATTGAAGGAAGCATCCGAAAAAGCGAAGATCGAACTTTCGACGACGATGCAAACGGAAATCAACCTGCCGTATCTGACCGCCGACGCGACTGGACCGAAACATTTGGTGATGACCCTCACCCGCGCCAAACTCGAACAACTGACAGCCGATCTTGTTGACCGTACGATTGCCCCGCTCAAACAAGCCTTGTCCGATGCGGGATTGCAAGCGAGTCAAGTGAATGAAGTGGTGATGGTGGGCGGCATGACGCGTATGCCTGCTGTGCAAGAACGCGTCCGCGCTTTCTTCGGCAAGGAACCTCATAAAGGTGTGAACCCCGATGAAGTTGTTGCGGTCGGCGCGGCAATTCAAGCGGGCGTGCTGGGCGGCGAAGTGAAAGATATTTTGTTGCTGGATGTAGCCCCGCTCTCGCTCGCCATCGAGACGTTGGGCGGAGTCGCCACAACTCAAATTGAACGCAACACGACGATTCCGACTCGCAAGAGTCAGGTGTTCTCGACTGCAACCGACAGCCAGACGCAAGTTGAGATTCATGTTCTGCAAGGCGAGCGCCCGATGGCGGCGGATAACAAGTCGCTGGGCAAGTTCATTCTCGATGGGATTCCTCCCGCGCCGCGCGGTGTTCCGCAGATCGAAGTGACGTTCGATGTGGACGCGAACGGTATCCTCAAAGTCAGCGCGCAGGATAAGGCAACGGGACGCTCACAACACATCACGATCACGGCTTCGTCTGGTTTATCGGACGCGGAAGTGGAACAGATGAAGAAAGACGCTGAATCTCACGCGGAAGAAGATCGCAAACGCAAAGATTTGATCGAAGCGCGCAATCATGCCGATAACACCGTCTACGCGGCGGAGAAGGCATTGCGCGAGTTCGGCGAGAAAGTCCCTGCTGAGGTCAAAACGGAGATCGAGACGAACGTCGC from Candidatus Defluviilinea gracilis carries:
- the dnaK gene encoding molecular chaperone DnaK: MAKIIGIDLGTTNSVAAVMQGGEPVVIPSAEGERLVPSVVAVNKNGERLVGRVARNQAITNPQNTIFSVKRFMGRKSDDPEVERTRKRVPYAVNGADNGDVRVQLGEKEYSAPEVSAMILGKIKRDAEAYLGETITQAVITVPAYFNDAQRNATKDAGKIAGLEVLRIINEPTASSLAYGLDKKKNEIIAVYDLGGGTFDISILDVGDGVFQVRATSGDTFLGGDDFDLRIMDHLIEQFKKDSGIDLHNDRQALQRLKEASEKAKIELSTTMQTEINLPYLTADATGPKHLVMTLTRAKLEQLTADLVDRTIAPLKQALSDAGLQASQVNEVVMVGGMTRMPAVQERVRAFFGKEPHKGVNPDEVVAVGAAIQAGVLGGEVKDILLLDVAPLSLAIETLGGVATTQIERNTTIPTRKSQVFSTATDSQTQVEIHVLQGERPMAADNKSLGKFILDGIPPAPRGVPQIEVTFDVDANGILKVSAQDKATGRSQHITITASSGLSDAEVEQMKKDAESHAEEDRKRKDLIEARNHADNTVYAAEKALREFGEKVPAEVKTEIETNVAAVKKAAEGEDVSAIKSATDALGQVIQKIGASVYEQNQAAGGGEAGSTSSENPDVVEGEVKE
- the hrcA gene encoding heat-inducible transcription repressor HrcA, whose protein sequence is MVELTERQKTLLLLIIRDHIESAEPIGSKRLVENYRLDYSPATIRNEMSALTEMGYLRQPHTSAGRVPTEEGYRYFVSQMMPNAELPEAVQHTISHQFHQSRADMDQWMTLAASILAHQSQGVSVITAPHAEQSRFKHVELISTQGRQVLMVLVLVGGEVSQQILTLAEPVTQERLSQTATRLNALLAGLAVDNISALATPSDALDQDILTLIRQDVRRTAESSSGEIYTDGLTNVLSEPEFAESDEARRALKIFEERSTLRDLLARTTTNTNIGGLQVLIGGEGEWEELRQCSMVIARYGVPGMATGTLGVLGPMRMSYTKTIPTVRYVAGLLSDLVNDTIAGE
- the grpE gene encoding nucleotide exchange factor GrpE, with protein sequence MTNKKNHKHETHEIKIEAAEMPEAENQPQGDVEALKRQLEDAEAKLAESVEGWQRSQADFQNYRKRVERDNEMTFLSMKSDIVKKMLPVLDDLERALQNRPADDAWASGIELIARKLQNILDVEGIKRIEATGAEFDPRFHEAISHEHNEDFESGHVIEVVQNGYMLGERVIRPALVRVAQ